The following coding sequences lie in one Chelmon rostratus isolate fCheRos1 chromosome 2, fCheRos1.pri, whole genome shotgun sequence genomic window:
- the si:dkey-7k24.5 gene encoding somatomedin-B and thrombospondin type-1 domain-containing protein, whose protein sequence is MTVWRSCSSVSLLCLGVSLLLAGPCQSGCREAGLCCTGRDPSCISRGWRSDRSYGTCYCDQACVSTLDCCHDYETACPAVSCVVSEWAGWSGCAEPCRATVRRRSRTILQEPLNAGEPCPHLEEQAGCAEYWTQRGHCHNSLVPALIITGGYGNARKKRDIPDSSDIIGYCVQFRLTSLTKGCQHSAGPHTQWMEHLREGHRVCVECQPPALAAGQAHCTGDGEENQEDRRQSLQWQAVGNPRCRGVWRRVGRLEACSCPTAHSFLFI, encoded by the exons ATGACggtctggaggagctgcagctctgtctctctgctttgcCTCGGGGTGTCTTTACTCCTGGCGGGTCCCTGTCAGTCGGGCTGTCGGGAAGCGGGTCTGTGCTGCACCGGCCGGGACCCGTCATGCATCAGCAGGGGGTGGAGGTCTGACCGGTCCTATGGCACCTGCTACTGCGACCAGGCCTGCGTGTCCACCCTGGACTGCTGCCACGACTATGAGACGGCCTGCCCAG CGGTGTCCTGTGTGGTGAGCGAGTGGGCCGGGTGGTCGGGCTGTGCCGAGCCCTGCAGGGCCACGGTTCGCAGGCGCAGCAGGACCATCCTGCAGGAGCCGCTCAACGCGGGCGAACCCTGCCCCCACCTGGAGGAGCAGGCCGGCTGTGCAGAGTACTGGACTCAGAGAGGGCACTGTCACAACTCACTCG TCCCAGCGCTTATCATCACTGGTGGCTATGGCAACGCCAGGAAGAAAAGAGACATCCCCGACAGCAGCGACATTATAGG GTATTGTGTCCAGTTTCGGTTGACCTCTCTGACAAAAGGATGCCAGCACAGCGCGGGCCCACACACCCAGTGGATGGAGCACCTGAGGGAGGGGCACCGCGTGTGTGTGGAGTGCCAGCCACCGGCTCTGGCTGCTGGACAGGCGCACTGCACCGGAGACGGAGAGGAAAACCAAGAGGACAG AAGACAGTCTCTCCAGTGGCAGGCGGTGGGAAACCCTCGATGCAGGGGTGTGTGGAGGCGTGTTGGGAGGCTGGAGGCCTGCTCCTGCCCAACAGCTCACAGCTTCCTCTTCATCTAA
- the LOC121620708 gene encoding retinol dehydrogenase 10-A: protein MIFLMDLQMMLLDVIYFILRNSLRVVLRPRIKPIDDELVLITGSGGGLGRLFAQEFTKNGAEVVLWDINSSSNEQTAKLVREMGGKAHTYTVDVTNREDVYRTADLVRKELGRDVTMLVNNAGVVAGERILDCPDELMEKTMKVNCHALFWTVKAFLPQMKAQNHGHIVTIASVLGLFSTACVEDYCASKFAAVGFHESLAHELLAEEADGVKTTLVCPYIVDTGMFEGCKIREEMELFLPPLEPQYCVEQAMNAILIDQPLVCIPRLTYLPFLSRALLPWESNVVTYRFMGSDKCMYPFIDTMKKQASNGSIKVA from the exons ATGATTTTTCTAATGGACCTCCAGATGATGCTTCTGGATGTGATTTACTTCATCCTGCGCAACTCTTTGCGGGTCGTCCTGCGCCCACGCATCAAGCCGATCGACGACGAGCTGGTGCTGATCACCGGATCGGGTGGCGGCCTGGGTCGCCTCTTCGCTCAGGAATTCACCAAGAATGGGGCCGAGGTGGTGCTGTGGGACATCAACAGCAGCTCCAACGAGCAGACAGCCAAGCTGGTGCGTGAGATGGGGGGTAAGGCGCACACCTACACGGTGGACGTGACAAACAGGGAGGACGTGTATCGCACCGCAGACCTTGTGCGAAAGGAGCTGGGCCGGGACGTCACGATGCTGGTAAACAACGCTGGCGTGGTGGCTGGGGAGCGCATTTTGGACTGTCCCGATGAGTTGATGGAGAAGACCATGAAGGTCAACTGCCACGCTCTCTTCTGG acAGTGAAGGCCTTCCTCCCTCAGATGAAGGCTCAGAACCACGGACACATTGTGACCATCGCCAGCGTCCTCGGCCTCTTCAGCACCGCCTGTGTTGAG GATTACTGTGCCAGTAAGTTTGCTGCAGTGGGCTTCCATGAGTCTCTGGCCCACGAGCTGCTGGCCGAGGAGGCTGACGGAGTGAAAACTACTCTTGTGTGCCCCTACATCGTGGACACAGGCATGTTTGAAGGCTGCAAGATACG GGAGGAAATGGAACTGTTCCTGCCCCCTCTGGAGCCCCAGTACTGTGTGGAGCAGGCCATGAACGCCATCCTGATAGACCAACCGTTAGTGTGCATCCCTCGCCTCACCTACCTGCCTTTCCTGTCCAGAGC ATTGTTGCCGTGGGAATCCAACGTGGTCACATATCGTTTCATGGGGTCCGACAAGTGCATGTACCCCTTCATCGACACCATGAAGAAACAAGCGTCTAATGGCTCCATTAAGGTTGCATAA